A window from Schistosoma haematobium chromosome 1, whole genome shotgun sequence encodes these proteins:
- a CDS encoding hypothetical protein (EggNog:ENOG410VI9V~COG:B): protein MSGRGKGAKSSSKLGKKSRSVRAGLQFPVGRVHRLLRLGNYSERVGAGAPVYLAAVMEYLAAEVLELAGNAARDYKKSRIVPRHLQLAIRNDEELNSLLGKVTIAQGGVLPNIQNALLPRKSDVPAKKSQSQEY, encoded by the coding sequence ATGTCCGGACGAGGGAAAGGTGCAAAGTCAAGTAGTAAACTTGGTAAAAAGTCACGATCTGTTCGTGCTGGTCTTCAGTTCCCTGTTGGGAGGGTTCACAGACTACTGCGCTTGGGAAATTACAGTGAACGTGTTGGTGCTGGTGCGCCTGTATACCTTGCGGCTGTAATGGAATACCTGGCTGCTGAGGTGCTTGAACTGGCTGGGAATGCAGCTCGAGACTACAAGAAGTCGCGGATCGTTCCAAGACATTTGCAGCTTGCTATTCGTAACGACGAGGAGTTGAATTCATTACTGGGTAAAGTCACTATTGCTCAAGGGGGTGTATTGCCTAACATTCAAAATGCACTTCTGCCGAGAAAATCTGATGTACCTGCCAAGAAGTCTCAATCTCAAGAGTATTga